In Actinomadura luteofluorescens, the sequence ACCTGGAGAAACAATCCCTCGCGCCTGGAAAGCTCGATCAAGAAATCAAGCTGCTCGCGCATGACCTCCTTCGAGCCGACCTGCCGATAGAGGACGCTTTCCTCCATAACAACGCTGATCATGGGGCGAGGCTCCCTGGAGAGAAGCTCTTGACGCTTCATCCTGGTGGCTACCGCGTCATCATCGACCAGCAGGACACGAGCATACGCTTCTATCTGAAACAGGCCATAGACGAGATGAGTCTCGTACACCCGGAGCTGGTCGGCCGATGCCTCTGCCTTCGGGAAGGCGACGAAGTGGGTCGGGTACCTGACGTGCTTGATCTTCTCCAGGAGGTCGTCCCACGCCTCGACGATCTCACCGCCTGTGTTGAGGGTTCGGTCGAGGCGCTCGGCGAAGTCTCGGCGGCACTTTGTCCGGCCGCATTCCACGTGGCTGACGTAGGAACGCGCGACGTTGACGAGCTTCGCCAGCTCGCCTTGCTTTATGTCCGCTGCTTCGCGGCAACGCTTTACCACCGCTCCGAAACCAGCCAGCTCGGGATCGATCCTCGGCCTGGCGCTACCAGTTGAGGCCACCGCCGCTCTCCTTTTCGAGGCTAGTAGCCCAATAGTGGCGGCTACTGGAATGTGGCTACTTCAACGCTCTCCGGCCATTCTACGGCTCGATGTGACTTCATGGTGGTCGTTCGATGACACAGGGTGACTGGGTCGGGATCTTCATGTTCGAGGGTGCCGTTCGGGATCGCCCGCCATTCGGGCTGGAGGTACACCCATGTCAGGAGCGCTGCTGGCGCCCGAGGCGCCGGCCTTGGTGTTGGCGCCGTCCGATCGTGCGCCCTCGCTGGCGCGCCGCCATCTCGTGGATCGGTTCCAGGAGCTGGGGATCGCAGACGACTTCGTCGGACGGCTCGTGGTGACCGAGTTGGTGACCAACGCCTACATCCATGTCGGTGTCGGGCACATCGTTCTCCGGATCTTTCCCGACGTGCGTGACGACCTGGTCGTGATCGAGGTCTGGGACCAGGGACCGGACGAACCCGCCGTGCGGAGCGAGGACGACGACGCGGAGGGCGGCCGCGGGCTGCTGCTGATAGAGCAGCTCGTCCATGACTGGGGCGTTCGACCGCTCAACGAGGAGGGGAAGGTCGTGTGGGCACGATGCCTCCGTTGAGTGTCAGAGCGGAACGTCGTCTGCTGGGATGGCGGACGCGGTCGGGGCGCGCCACGGCGGCCCGGCATCTTGACCTGCTTGCGGTCGCCGTTGCTGCCAAGGGCTACCGGCACATCAAGCTCTACCAAGCCGAGGAGTTCCCTGTTCGGCCGCTGGTGCTGTGGATTTTCGCGCTCGGCCCCGACGAGCATGTCCGCGTCGCTGTGACCGTCCGTGCCATGCCCGGCCGAGGATGGGCCTACTACGAGGCTGGGCGCAGACGCCACGGCTTCCTGTCCCGGTGCGGCGACACCGGGCGTGCCGCTGCCCAGGTGGACGCCATGCTCAAGCACCGCATGTTCTCGGCCACCTGGTAGCGGTGCAAGCCGGGCTCAGCGGTAGACGGCCAGGCCGTCCGCGCCGCCGAACCACCCCTCCTTGGCGTACGCGCCCGGGGGCTGCACGGTGGGGAGAGCGGCGCCCGCGCGAACCGTCGGCGGAGCCACCTTCACGGCCCGGCCGGCATCGGCGCATCCGGCCACGAGCAACAGGCCGACAGAGGAAACGGCGAGGGGCGGCGCACGCATCGTTCATCCGCTCGAGAGGCTGGAACGCCACCATTCGCCGCAGGTCGAGCATATGATCACCTGAACTTCACAAACCAGAAGAATTTTCCGGTTCTGCGGAGTCTCGTCGCATCCATCGGCGCGATCTCCAGGGGACCGGCTCACGGCTGATCCTCTTGCGCGCCTGTCTGAGGGGATCAGAACAATGGAGAAGAAGCCGGCCGCGAGGCCGGAGAACATGGCCTTGGGCGCGGGTCTCACCCTCGTCGAAGGTTCCTCGAAGCTGTTCGGGCGATCGATCTTCAAGAACTACCTGCTCGAGAGCATCACGATGTCGGCCCTGGTCGTCGCGACGGCCGAGTACGGCATCGGCGCGGTGATCATGCTACTGGTGGCGTACAGGCTCCAGATCCTGGGGCTTTTCCGTCCCTTGAGGTCGCGGTCCCAGCGGTTCCGGTACACCCGGCGAGCCGTGAAGGCGACCATCGTGTTCACGACGGTCGTCCTCATCCTCACGATGGCCGAGTACGGCACCGTGCTGGCGGCTCTGCTGGTGGTGTTCAGCCTCCAGGTACCGGGTCCCTACCGCCGCGAGGAGCCGCGGCCCGTGCGGCTCCTGTTCACCTGGAAGACCGTGACGGCCGTCATCGCCTTCGCCGGCTGCAACATCGCGGGCCGGGGATTGATCGTGTTGGCGATGATGGCGCCGGGGACGGCCCTCGCCACCATCAACGCGATCACGTTCGCCGTCTCGACCATGACCTACTCGACGGGGGTCTGGAAGGCGGGGCAGCGGTTCGCGGCGACGCTGGTGCCGCTGCTCATCGTGCTGGGCCTCGCCGTTTCCATCGAGGCATGGCACATCACGGCGAGTCCGTGGGGAGTCATCTGGTCCATCGGATCGGCTCTCTCCGGCCTCGTCTACATGAAGCTGTCCCGGGGTTTCGTCGAGCGGGGCGGCGCGGAGACCGACCAGTTCCAGGCAGTGGGCACGAGCCTGGGCGTGGTAGGCCTCGCCGTGTGGGCGATGCTGGCGGGCGAGGATCCGTCTGCCGGCTGGTCCTGGGAGGTCCTCTTGCCGCTGCTCTGCACGGCGCTGATGACCGTCGTCATACCCAGGTACCTGCACACCCGGGCAAGGGGGGCTCTCGGAGACGCCGTCTACACGATCCTGTGGAGCGTCATTCCGCTGCTCGGCCTGCTGGTCGACCTGATCATGGAGCAGAAGATCCCGACGGCATGGCAGGTCATCGGGATGACCTGGATCAGCGTGATCGCAGCCATGGCGGCCCTTCTCGCGAAGAAGCCCAAGGCGGAGATCGTCACGTGGCGAACTCTACGCGGGACGATCGAGCGCCTGAGAAGGCCGGTCGGCTACGTGTGATCCAGGCCGGTCGGCAGAGTTCGTGCGGTTTCGCATGATCCGCACAAAATCTGCGCCGGGGAGAGGCTCAGTCTCCCCGCCGTTTGCGGTGTCCCGGTGGAAAGGCTCGAAGCCTCTCCACCGGGACACCGTTTTACCCCGTCCGTAATTCCCGGGAGGAGAGTTCACGCCGGGTCGTGGCCCTGGGCTGGGAGTGGACGAGAAATAGGATGAGGTGAAAGAAGACATGTCCCTGACGAATGCCGCTGGAGACCGCGATTCCTTCGCGGAGGCCCTCGAAGCCACCCATCGGCTGAACCACGCTCTGGGTCCGCTAAGGATCGACAGAGAAGGCACGAAGGATCGACTCCGGTCAGCACTGCGCCAACCTGAGCAGGAGGTACAAGCCTTACTCCTCCTAGAAATTCTGAGCACGGAAGCGACGAAAGCGCTGATCGATGACCTGCTCGGCCAGGCCCTGCGAGTCCGTTACACCCTTCTGATCCGCAACCTGCTGGGAAGGTTGGCCTGGTCAGAGGCGAAGGAGATCGTCCCGCCAGCCGTCTGGCGCCTGCTCGAGATTGAAGACGAAGCCGACGTCTACCGGCGCATGGCCGAACTGCTCGACCATCTGGGCCTGCACGAAGCACTCCAGGAGCTGTGCGCACGCGCTGGCGAAAGCCTCGACGAGGAGGTGCGCGAGGTCGCCGAGGACTTCGGCGAGGAGCGTCTGGAGGCGTACCGGAGCGGCTCCTGCTAGTGCCGTGACCGTGTGGGTTCGGCGGGGTGACGTTGGTGTGGCTCAGTGGTAGGTGGCCAGGCCGTCCGCTAGTTCTTCTTCGTCGCCGTCGCGGATTGCGTAGAGAGCTTGCTGCAGGGCGAACGTGTTGCGGATCGCGGTGATGCGGTCAAGGAGTCCGGGGTCCGACCAGTTGCCCAAGGCGAGTACCCGTTCCAGGAACTCACGGCCGTAGCTGGCACCGATGGCAGCGAAGTCCTCGGCCGGGTCGCTGAGGGCGACATCGTCCCAGTCGAGTACTCCGGCGAGGCGCGGCAGGCCGTGCGTCCACTCCCACAGGACGTTTTCGGCGCCGAGGTCGCCATGCACCACTGCTCGGGTGACGTGGGGGAGGCCGTCGAGTGCTGCGAGTTCCCGCTCGGCCCGTAGGCGTCCGCTGTCGGACATGAGCTGGAAAAGCTCAGCGCGCACGCTCTCCGCGAACTGCCGCCACCGGTCTCCCGTTGCGTGAGGGAGAAGTGCTCGTGCCCTTTCGCCGGCGCCGGCACGGGCCAGACCGGACAGCACCGTGGCGTACTGCTCCGCCACGGTGTCGGCCACTTGAGCGTCCTTGAGCGCCTCGGCGTCCAGCGGTTCCCCCGGAATGCGGCCGAGCACCAGGAACGGTGCCTCGCCGGTGCCGTGCGCACCGCCCTGGAGCAGCGGCTCAGGTGTGCGGAAGCCGAGGTCGAGCCCGGCGAGCGCGTGTAGTGCGGCCGCCCGCTCGGGCAGCCGGGCGGCCGCTGCCGGGGTGCGGGGCAGGCACACGACACGGTCCGAGCCGATGACCACCATGTGGAATTGCCCCTGACGCACCGCGAGATCGTCCACTTCGTCGGCGGGCAGCAGACGGCTGAGGAGAGCGCGATGCGTCGTGCGGATGTTCACGAGTGTGACCTCTGGGTCCTTCAGATAGGCATGCGGGGCCTGCGGGGGTGGCTGCGGCCCAGCGATCGGACAAGCGACCTCCGAGGAGGCCGGTGGGATTCCATATAGAACCTAGGCGAGCGAGCAGCAGCCGGGCGTCGATGTGGGGTCAGGAGGGGCTTGCGGCTCACTTGGGTCGGTGGGCGTTGGTCTCCGAAAAGCCGTTGGCGGGGTGCGGTGGCCGCTGCTACTTTTCTGGAGGCCGTGCCAGAGGGCGAGGAGGTGGTACCCGTGAACTCAGTATCGACATGGGTGCTCCCCTCTGGGGTCATGGTCGGGCGGTAGGTCGTCCGGGAGCGCCGTTCATGAGCACTCCCGAAAGGCACGACCATGCATTTCACCTCCGAGCAGCGCCTTGACGACGGCGTCCTCGAACGCGAATTCACCCTCGGCGACATCCCCGGGATCCTGTGGACGCCGGAGTCCGCGGCCGCGCCGGTCCCGCTGATCCTGATGGGCCACCCCGGCGGGATGCGCAGGATGTACCCCCGGCTGGTGGGCCGGGCACGGCACAGCGTGGCGGAGGGCTTCGCCGCGGCCACCATCGAGCTCCCGTGGAGCGGTGACCGGCCCGGTTCCGACGCCGTGGACCAGGCCCGCGCCGACGTGCGCCGGGCGCTGGAGGCCGGCGAGCCGGTCGGCGACGACATCGTGGACCGGCTCATCCTTCCGCTGGTCGACCAGGCGGTCCCCGAATGCCAGGCCACCCTGGACGCCCTCCTGTCGCTGCCCGAGATCAGCGGCCCGGTCGGGTACTCAGGGGGAGTGATCTCCATCGGAGTCCGGTTGGCGGTTGTCGAGCCGCGCATAGCGGCCGCCGGTCTGTTCGCCGGGAGTTTCGTGCCCCGCTCCATCATCGAGGAAGCCCGCCAGGTCACCATTCCGCTGCACGTCCTGCTGCAATGGGACGACGAAGGGAACGACCGGCAGGCGGCCCTGGACCTGTTCGACGCCTTCGGCTCCAAGGAGAAGATGCTGAACGCCAACATGGGCGGGCACACCGGCGTCCCGCACTACGCGGGGGACGCCGCGGCTCAGTTCTTCACCAGGCATCTGAAGTAGCCGCCGGCCC encodes:
- a CDS encoding helix-turn-helix domain-containing protein — its product is MASTGSARPRIDPELAGFGAVVKRCREAADIKQGELAKLVNVARSYVSHVECGRTKCRRDFAERLDRTLNTGGEIVEAWDDLLEKIKHVRYPTHFVAFPKAEASADQLRVYETHLVYGLFQIEAYARVLLVDDDAVATRMKRQELLSREPRPMISVVMEESVLYRQVGSKEVMREQLDFLIELSRREGLFLQVAKTAHYRGTRASFTIATQPDRSEIAYVVKATGGEVTRDPSELARLSVVMHLLNTKALNTEDSRTFIRKVLEERWS
- a CDS encoding ATP-binding protein, whose protein sequence is MSGALLAPEAPALVLAPSDRAPSLARRHLVDRFQELGIADDFVGRLVVTELVTNAYIHVGVGHIVLRIFPDVRDDLVVIEVWDQGPDEPAVRSEDDDAEGGRGLLLIEQLVHDWGVRPLNEEGKVVWARCLR
- the vph gene encoding viomycin phosphotransferase, yielding MNIRTTHRALLSRLLPADEVDDLAVRQGQFHMVVIGSDRVVCLPRTPAAAARLPERAAALHALAGLDLGFRTPEPLLQGGAHGTGEAPFLVLGRIPGEPLDAEALKDAQVADTVAEQYATVLSGLARAGAGERARALLPHATGDRWRQFAESVRAELFQLMSDSGRLRAERELAALDGLPHVTRAVVHGDLGAENVLWEWTHGLPRLAGVLDWDDVALSDPAEDFAAIGASYGREFLERVLALGNWSDPGLLDRITAIRNTFALQQALYAIRDGDEEELADGLATYH
- a CDS encoding dienelactone hydrolase family protein, whose protein sequence is MHFTSEQRLDDGVLEREFTLGDIPGILWTPESAAAPVPLILMGHPGGMRRMYPRLVGRARHSVAEGFAAATIELPWSGDRPGSDAVDQARADVRRALEAGEPVGDDIVDRLILPLVDQAVPECQATLDALLSLPEISGPVGYSGGVISIGVRLAVVEPRIAAAGLFAGSFVPRSIIEEARQVTIPLHVLLQWDDEGNDRQAALDLFDAFGSKEKMLNANMGGHTGVPHYAGDAAAQFFTRHLK